A genome region from Bradyrhizobium guangzhouense includes the following:
- a CDS encoding PLP-dependent aminotransferase family protein gives MQKWHPHLRAGTAPLFVRLVEAIEHDIAAGTLAAGTRLPTQRDLAEEIGLSVGTVIKAYAEGQRRGLLLGHVGRGTFVASQRPTPASGGKVVDLSLNIPGPALLPKVLAESPSTFPTADISDYVGYLSHSGVAEHRAQLAGLFRQSGFEANPDNLVITNGAQHGIALTFSSICQPGDKVFVEAGTYHGMKSYAHFAKLDLIGLPMDGEGLLPGAFDKAAASGAARVLFAIPTIQSPTARIMSAARRREIVRIARKRDILIIEDDAYGFLDETSEPLASLAPERTFYVNTLSKCLAPGLRIGMLVAPEPYLSQIHQSMRATCWMASPISTFIVSEWIRTGTAARVKQSLVQEAKKRVKLASQILRPHIRADHPASFHIWMDLPSDIAQQVAARSLQRGVITTPPSALVVDPSLISGLRISIGVPENIEDLEWALRQVAASLEVGNEASMSII, from the coding sequence ATGCAGAAATGGCACCCTCACCTGCGGGCTGGCACCGCTCCCCTGTTCGTCCGGCTCGTCGAGGCCATCGAACACGACATCGCGGCAGGAACTCTTGCGGCAGGAACAAGGCTGCCTACCCAGCGTGATTTGGCAGAGGAGATCGGCCTCAGCGTCGGAACGGTCATCAAGGCCTATGCAGAAGGTCAACGGCGCGGCCTGCTTCTGGGGCACGTCGGCCGCGGGACGTTTGTCGCGTCACAGAGGCCGACCCCTGCGTCCGGTGGCAAGGTTGTCGATCTCAGCCTCAACATCCCAGGGCCGGCGTTACTGCCCAAGGTGCTAGCTGAGAGCCCATCTACGTTTCCAACGGCTGACATCTCCGACTACGTGGGATACCTCTCCCACTCTGGTGTTGCCGAACACCGGGCCCAGCTCGCCGGCCTATTTCGTCAATCGGGCTTCGAAGCCAATCCGGACAACCTCGTTATTACGAATGGAGCACAGCACGGGATAGCGCTGACCTTCAGCTCGATCTGCCAGCCTGGTGACAAAGTCTTCGTCGAGGCCGGCACTTATCACGGCATGAAGTCCTATGCTCATTTCGCAAAGCTCGACCTTATCGGGCTGCCGATGGATGGCGAAGGATTGCTGCCGGGCGCTTTCGACAAAGCGGCGGCAAGCGGGGCAGCGCGGGTGCTTTTTGCTATTCCCACCATCCAGAGCCCAACCGCGAGAATCATGAGCGCGGCACGCCGGCGAGAGATCGTGCGGATCGCGCGTAAGCGGGACATCCTGATCATCGAAGATGACGCATACGGCTTCCTGGACGAGACCAGCGAGCCGCTCGCCTCATTGGCGCCGGAGCGGACCTTCTATGTCAATACGCTGTCGAAGTGCCTGGCGCCGGGTCTGCGCATCGGAATGCTCGTCGCGCCCGAGCCTTATCTTTCGCAGATTCATCAATCTATGCGCGCGACCTGCTGGATGGCCTCGCCGATTTCAACCTTCATCGTATCCGAATGGATCCGCACGGGAACAGCCGCGCGCGTGAAGCAGTCTCTGGTCCAGGAGGCGAAGAAGCGCGTGAAGCTTGCCTCCCAAATCCTCCGGCCGCATATACGTGCAGATCATCCGGCCAGCTTTCACATCTGGATGGACCTGCCAAGCGACATTGCTCAACAGGTGGCAGCCCGTTCATTGCAACGGGGCGTCATCACAACGCCGCCCTCGGCGCTCGTGGTTGATCCCTCCTTGATCTCGGGGCTGAGGATATCGATCGGCGTTCCCGAAAACATCGAAGATCTCGAATGGGCGCTCCGCCAGGTCGCAGCTTCGCTCGAAGTCGGCAACGAAGCCAGCATGTCAATCATCTGA
- a CDS encoding MFS transporter, producing MQTMAQPSIDFIQPEKQVATRSMTIGLGGGVALEWYDWQVYGFMAAFLSPHFFPSNDPVVSLLGAFAVFGAGFIARPLGAALLGPIADRISHKRVMMIAVTVMALSSFLIAILPAHKDIGTLATAALVILRLMQGLATGAEAGVANAIAIELAPPGEEGRYLGLINGTFIMLGSIGASLVAFLVSAAVAPEVMREWAWRVPFAVGGLLGVLIFFLRQAIPETLIARAMHHDEMSRVQKTTGGVWKALWNVRLSLLAVILVIGSVQLANYTYNVGLPNIANGVFKENSTWVYGILTLMGFCWMVFSPAIGAFADKIKPSRAFILMRLLLIPAFFLTLLYSHQSLLTYAMVMLVGGAMVGCNMALYNFIATTLMPRTVRTTGVALGYAIGVTIFGGTTPYLLVWLQREDMAWMFPIYGSLVALLSVVVYQIAKKRGCIYVGE from the coding sequence ATGCAAACAATGGCCCAACCTTCTATCGATTTCATTCAGCCCGAGAAGCAAGTTGCAACGAGATCAATGACTATTGGTCTGGGCGGAGGCGTCGCGCTGGAGTGGTATGACTGGCAAGTCTACGGCTTCATGGCGGCTTTTCTATCTCCCCACTTCTTCCCTTCAAATGACCCGGTCGTTTCGCTGCTGGGAGCATTTGCCGTATTTGGAGCCGGATTCATTGCGCGGCCTCTGGGAGCGGCTTTGCTTGGTCCTATCGCAGATCGCATCAGCCATAAACGCGTCATGATGATCGCTGTTACGGTCATGGCGCTATCTTCGTTCCTGATTGCGATCTTGCCGGCTCATAAGGACATCGGGACCCTTGCCACTGCAGCGCTGGTCATTCTTCGACTGATGCAAGGGCTTGCCACTGGCGCAGAGGCGGGCGTCGCCAATGCAATCGCCATCGAGTTGGCACCACCAGGTGAGGAGGGGCGGTATCTCGGCTTGATCAACGGTACATTCATCATGTTGGGTTCGATCGGAGCAAGCCTCGTCGCTTTTCTGGTGAGCGCGGCCGTCGCCCCCGAGGTCATGCGCGAGTGGGCTTGGCGAGTGCCGTTTGCGGTCGGAGGCCTGCTTGGCGTCCTCATCTTCTTCCTGCGCCAAGCAATCCCGGAAACATTGATCGCCCGCGCTATGCATCATGACGAGATGTCGCGCGTTCAGAAAACCACCGGCGGCGTTTGGAAGGCGCTCTGGAATGTGCGACTGTCGCTTCTGGCCGTGATTTTGGTGATCGGCTCGGTGCAGCTCGCCAACTACACGTACAACGTGGGCCTGCCCAACATCGCCAATGGTGTTTTCAAGGAAAACAGCACGTGGGTGTACGGCATCCTGACCCTCATGGGATTTTGCTGGATGGTCTTTTCACCTGCCATCGGTGCGTTTGCAGACAAGATAAAGCCCTCGCGCGCGTTCATCTTGATGCGCCTTCTGCTCATCCCAGCATTCTTCCTGACGCTGCTCTATTCACACCAAAGCCTTCTGACCTACGCCATGGTGATGCTGGTTGGCGGGGCCATGGTGGGCTGCAATATGGCTCTCTACAACTTCATAGCCACAACCTTGATGCCGCGCACAGTGAGAACGACAGGCGTCGCCCTTGGTTACGCAATCGGTGTGACAATTTTCGGCGGTACCACGCCCTACCTGCTGGTATGGTTGCAACGCGAGGACATGGCATGGATGTTCCCAATCTACGGGTCGCTCGTCGCTTTGCTCAGCGTGGTCGTATATCAGATCGCTAAAAAGCGCGGCTGCATCTATGTAGGCGAGTGA
- the araD1 gene encoding AraD1 family protein encodes MRLIQFVSLNGSRHVAALQAGDGVPVLVNNRTSVRELALEAARSRLSLAECVQRCGFGEKVDYDAIIREKRLLPPLDHADPSRCMIAVTGLTHLGSAESRDAMHAKLAAGELSDSMRMFKLGLDGGKPPPGSIGVQPEWAYKGDGSWAVAPEQPLTLPSYAEDGGEEAEIVGLYVIGEGGDVLRVGFCLGNEYSDHVMEQRNYLYLAHSKLRQCSYGPELLVGDLPDEVSGTVRVLRAGEAIWSGSFISGENNMSHSIENLEHHHFKYRAFRRPGDVHVYFFGASALSFSAGVKLRGGDAFEIESPAFGRPLRNSLIEEKQTEIVRVRPL; translated from the coding sequence GTGCGCCTCATCCAATTTGTATCTCTGAACGGTTCTCGTCATGTCGCTGCGCTCCAGGCGGGCGACGGGGTCCCTGTGCTCGTGAACAATCGGACAAGTGTACGCGAATTAGCCTTGGAGGCAGCCCGCTCCCGGCTATCGCTTGCCGAATGCGTCCAAAGGTGCGGCTTCGGAGAGAAGGTCGATTACGATGCGATCATCCGCGAGAAGCGGCTGTTGCCGCCTCTCGACCACGCTGATCCTTCGCGTTGCATGATCGCGGTGACTGGACTTACGCACCTCGGTAGCGCCGAGTCGCGCGACGCCATGCACGCGAAATTGGCCGCAGGCGAACTTTCCGATTCAATGCGGATGTTCAAGCTTGGCCTGGACGGTGGAAAGCCTCCGCCGGGATCCATCGGGGTCCAGCCAGAGTGGGCCTATAAGGGTGATGGCTCCTGGGCAGTCGCACCTGAGCAACCCCTCACGTTGCCGTCCTATGCTGAAGACGGGGGCGAGGAGGCCGAAATTGTAGGGCTTTACGTCATTGGCGAGGGAGGCGACGTACTGCGTGTCGGCTTCTGCCTCGGCAACGAATACTCCGATCATGTGATGGAGCAGCGAAACTACCTCTACCTTGCTCATTCAAAGCTGCGCCAGTGCTCCTATGGTCCCGAACTCCTCGTGGGCGATCTTCCGGACGAGGTATCCGGAACGGTCCGCGTCTTGCGAGCTGGCGAAGCGATCTGGTCCGGAAGCTTTATCTCGGGCGAGAACAACATGTCTCATTCCATTGAGAATCTTGAGCACCATCACTTCAAATACCGCGCGTTTCGTCGGCCCGGCGACGTCCACGTCTATTTCTTCGGCGCGAGCGCCTTAAGCTTTTCGGCCGGCGTCAAGCTGCGCGGCGGTGACGCTTTCGAGATCGAATCTCCGGCTTTCGGGCGGCCATTGCGCAACTCGCTCATCGAGGAAAAGCAAACAGAGATCGTGAGGGTGCGGCCGCTATGA
- a CDS encoding ribokinase: MSKPRITVVGSFAVGLTIRAPNIPVFGVTMLGSSFDMGPGGKGSNQAVATARLGADSSLVAIIGKDQFADIGIDLYKAEGVDTAHVKQITEKPTAVGFIILNERGENFIIMDYGATNAMDPAFVDRAESRIRESDLVMAVLEPPVEVAMRAMELGRKYGKKTILNPAPAAPLPDEIFPLVDFLTPNESELRILLGLRPDDPRPSRELVDLLRKRGAANVIVTLGDRGVLIVTDKVDTTIPAAVVDVVDTTGAGDAFNSGFAVALAEGRDVIEAARFGVCCGALVCTKLGVIPGMARRAAADEMYRTMRASAAE; this comes from the coding sequence ATGAGTAAACCGAGAATTACCGTCGTCGGCAGCTTCGCCGTAGGACTGACCATTCGCGCTCCGAACATCCCGGTCTTCGGGGTCACGATGTTAGGCAGCAGTTTCGATATGGGCCCGGGCGGAAAAGGTTCGAATCAGGCTGTTGCCACTGCGCGGCTCGGGGCGGACTCGTCGCTGGTTGCGATCATCGGCAAAGACCAATTCGCAGATATTGGCATTGATCTGTACAAGGCCGAGGGCGTCGATACGGCGCATGTCAAGCAGATCACCGAGAAGCCGACGGCGGTTGGCTTCATCATCCTCAATGAGCGAGGCGAGAACTTCATTATCATGGATTATGGCGCCACAAACGCCATGGATCCGGCTTTTGTCGATCGCGCCGAGAGCCGCATTCGCGAGAGCGACCTCGTCATGGCGGTCCTGGAGCCGCCGGTCGAGGTGGCTATGCGGGCGATGGAGCTCGGTCGCAAATACGGTAAGAAAACCATTCTCAATCCGGCGCCGGCCGCACCGCTGCCGGATGAAATCTTCCCGTTGGTCGATTTCCTGACGCCGAATGAAAGCGAACTTCGCATCCTGCTCGGTCTGCGCCCGGATGATCCGCGGCCCTCGCGCGAGCTGGTCGATCTGTTGCGCAAGCGCGGGGCCGCCAACGTGATCGTGACGCTTGGCGACCGTGGTGTACTGATCGTCACCGACAAGGTCGATACCACCATTCCGGCTGCAGTGGTCGACGTAGTGGACACGACGGGTGCTGGCGACGCGTTCAATTCCGGCTTCGCCGTGGCTCTGGCGGAAGGGCGGGATGTGATCGAGGCCGCGCGCTTCGGGGTGTGCTGCGGTGCCCTGGTCTGCACAAAGCTAGGGGTCATTCCCGGCATGGCGAGGCGCGCCGCAGCAGACGAGATGTATCGCACAATGCGCGCCTCGGCTGCAGAATGA
- a CDS encoding glycoside hydrolase family 88 protein produces the protein MSIDWEEAIARMMRRIENTAQQVGDAYPHWADPESGTWTTTSNGDWTGGYWLGMLWLASRSNGGERFRDLAERGCERLEPRVSADTAFKAATFYYGAGLGSLLTGSHRARTLGLAAARDLKQRYNHHLGLVPLGANAEEGADVGATASSVDSLVVSLLLFWAARTLDDRAMREVAANHTDKVLTVHQREDGSFIQSSSLDPETGKVLRRYTHKGFSENSVWARAQAWGVVCSTISYFSGGGEERWRQAAMNGADWWLAHVPDDCVSYWDFDAPKAPNVERDTAATAFMASALLKLSSIAPTDSKRRQYRSAGERTALALVERYLTPVHKNDSRPAGMLVEGCFNKRGDSRAEDYVSNAELIFGSYYLFEALHLLTGRLRPEEI, from the coding sequence ATGAGCATAGACTGGGAAGAAGCGATCGCACGTATGATGCGGCGGATCGAGAATACAGCTCAACAAGTTGGCGACGCCTATCCACATTGGGCAGATCCGGAGAGCGGCACCTGGACGACAACTTCAAACGGAGACTGGACCGGCGGCTATTGGCTGGGGATGCTTTGGCTTGCCTCGCGGAGTAACGGCGGCGAGCGCTTCAGAGATCTTGCAGAACGAGGTTGCGAGCGTCTTGAACCGCGCGTCTCGGCCGATACCGCGTTCAAGGCTGCGACCTTCTATTACGGGGCCGGACTGGGTTCGCTGCTCACCGGAAGTCACCGCGCGCGGACGCTCGGCCTTGCGGCGGCACGAGATCTGAAGCAACGCTACAACCATCACCTTGGTCTTGTGCCCCTTGGCGCGAATGCCGAGGAGGGCGCTGACGTGGGAGCCACTGCAAGCAGCGTCGACAGTTTGGTCGTCTCATTGCTGCTGTTTTGGGCCGCTCGAACTCTAGACGACCGCGCGATGCGCGAAGTGGCTGCCAATCATACGGATAAAGTTCTGACCGTCCATCAGCGTGAGGACGGATCCTTCATCCAGTCCTCCTCCCTCGATCCCGAGACCGGCAAGGTTCTCCGACGCTACACACACAAGGGCTTCAGCGAGAACAGCGTTTGGGCAAGAGCACAGGCGTGGGGCGTGGTGTGCTCGACGATCAGCTACTTTTCCGGCGGCGGAGAGGAGCGATGGCGTCAAGCCGCCATGAACGGGGCCGACTGGTGGCTCGCCCATGTGCCAGATGATTGCGTGTCGTACTGGGATTTTGACGCTCCTAAAGCGCCCAACGTCGAGCGGGACACTGCGGCGACCGCTTTTATGGCATCGGCTCTTCTAAAATTGAGCTCGATTGCGCCGACTGACAGTAAGCGGCGGCAATACCGTAGCGCCGGAGAACGCACCGCTTTGGCGCTGGTCGAACGATATCTCACTCCGGTTCATAAGAACGATAGCCGTCCAGCCGGCATGCTGGTGGAAGGATGCTTCAACAAGCGCGGGGATTCGAGAGCCGAGGACTACGTCAGTAATGCCGAATTGATCTTTGGTAGCTACTACTTGTTCGAGGCGCTTCATTTGCTAACCGGCAGGTTGCGGCCTGAAGAAATCTAA
- a CDS encoding NAD(P)/FAD-dependent oxidoreductase — protein sequence MSTHSTIAIVGAGEAGTAAALALRERGWEESVVLIGNESSLPYERPPLSKAVLVDETRPGPKTIVTSERLSELKIDYRHGCEVVSIDRTASMVILSNGAKIGYHRLLLATGARPRDLNVPIAEGSRVATLRSYEDATRLRELIGQGCEMAVIGGGFIGLEVAASSILRGASVIVFEAGSRILSRAVPVGIAELIRAKHERSGVRIETTAVVERIELCEGRSCVVLAGGQRHLADLVIVGVGATPNVELAQAAGLAVDNGIALDEMLATSDPRVFAAGDCCSFPHRLYGKRIRLEAWRNAQRQGVIAAANMVGEDRPYDDLPWFWSDQYDETLQMVGLCCGGEIPVVRSLGPRGQLLFSLVDGGRLVAACGFGSLGAVAKEIRVAETIIRRELKVEAEALANPALNLKQLL from the coding sequence TTGAGTACTCATTCGACGATTGCCATTGTTGGCGCCGGCGAAGCTGGCACGGCAGCCGCCCTGGCGCTGCGCGAGCGCGGCTGGGAAGAGAGCGTGGTGTTGATCGGCAACGAAAGCAGTCTCCCGTATGAGCGCCCTCCTCTCTCCAAAGCAGTTCTGGTCGATGAGACGAGGCCTGGGCCGAAGACGATTGTGACGTCAGAGCGGCTTTCCGAATTGAAGATCGATTATCGCCACGGCTGTGAGGTGGTCTCGATTGATCGCACGGCCAGCATGGTGATTCTCTCGAATGGGGCCAAGATAGGCTATCATCGCCTCCTCTTGGCCACTGGCGCTCGTCCGCGTGACCTGAACGTGCCAATTGCTGAGGGATCAAGGGTCGCAACGCTTAGGTCGTATGAGGATGCCACACGCCTTCGCGAGTTAATCGGCCAAGGCTGCGAGATGGCTGTGATCGGCGGCGGCTTTATCGGGCTCGAGGTTGCTGCGAGCTCGATCTTGCGAGGCGCTTCGGTCATCGTCTTCGAAGCAGGATCGCGCATACTTTCCCGGGCAGTGCCAGTTGGCATAGCTGAACTGATCAGGGCCAAGCACGAGCGTTCTGGGGTACGGATCGAGACAACGGCAGTCGTTGAACGTATCGAGCTTTGTGAAGGACGCTCCTGCGTGGTACTGGCCGGGGGCCAAAGACATCTTGCCGATCTCGTGATCGTGGGGGTCGGTGCAACCCCCAACGTCGAACTGGCGCAAGCGGCGGGGCTCGCTGTCGACAACGGCATCGCGCTTGACGAAATGCTGGCCACATCGGATCCGCGCGTATTCGCAGCGGGGGACTGCTGTTCCTTTCCACATCGCCTTTACGGAAAGCGGATCAGGCTGGAAGCTTGGCGCAACGCGCAGCGGCAAGGGGTGATTGCGGCGGCGAATATGGTGGGCGAGGATCGTCCGTATGACGATCTCCCCTGGTTCTGGTCGGACCAATACGATGAGACTTTGCAAATGGTCGGCCTCTGCTGCGGCGGAGAAATCCCGGTCGTCAGAAGCCTAGGCCCGAGGGGCCAACTTCTATTCTCCCTTGTCGACGGCGGGCGCCTCGTGGCTGCTTGTGGGTTTGGAAGCCTCGGCGCCGTTGCGAAGGAAATCCGAGTTGCAGAGACGATCATTAGGCGGGAACTGAAGGTCGAGGCAGAGGCGCTCGCTAATCCGGCGCTGAACTTGAAGCAGCTTCTTTAG
- a CDS encoding Rieske 2Fe-2S domain-containing protein — MTKQAEWVAACAADALRPEEVRRLDHGGRTFVIVRSPEGDYFAMDGHCSHEKVHLADGIVDGGIIECPKHFGTFDYRTGESRALPACVDLQSYEVKIENGIVMVKV, encoded by the coding sequence ATGACTAAACAAGCTGAATGGGTGGCGGCCTGCGCTGCGGACGCTTTGAGGCCTGAAGAGGTTCGCCGCCTCGATCACGGCGGCCGCACGTTTGTGATTGTTCGCTCGCCCGAGGGCGATTACTTCGCGATGGACGGCCACTGCTCACACGAGAAGGTCCATCTTGCGGATGGCATTGTCGATGGCGGAATTATCGAATGCCCGAAACACTTCGGCACCTTCGACTATCGAACGGGCGAGTCGCGTGCGCTGCCCGCATGCGTCGACTTGCAGAGTTACGAGGTAAAAATCGAGAATGGCATTGTTATGGTCAAGGTCTGA
- a CDS encoding 3-methyl-2-oxobutanoate hydroxymethyltransferase, with translation MGANSENWNDMPRIYDWAAREAERTVTVADLRASRKSGKRYTQVTAETAEEAAAAEQAGIEMLVTRARNVEAVRRGSKHLFVTAALGFADAVTQDDILRTALKALSDGADAVITARGMATVSMLAAEDIPVVGHLGLVPRKSTWLGRLRAFGKYAEEALALFQRFRRLEEAGAFAVECEVIPARVMSEIRRRIGLVTVSLGSGPDADVIFLFTEDICGGEGRRPRHARVYGDLQALQERIKQERVKALSAFRADVTANGFPGPQEISDIADDEYAAFVSRLKDSGFGD, from the coding sequence TTGGGCGCGAACAGTGAGAACTGGAACGATATGCCGCGGATTTACGATTGGGCGGCGCGCGAGGCCGAGCGCACGGTGACGGTGGCCGACCTGCGCGCTTCCCGAAAGTCGGGCAAGCGCTACACTCAGGTCACTGCCGAGACCGCCGAGGAGGCAGCGGCCGCGGAGCAGGCCGGCATTGAAATGCTGGTGACCCGCGCCCGCAACGTGGAAGCCGTACGGAGGGGCTCAAAGCACCTCTTCGTCACCGCCGCGTTGGGCTTTGCCGATGCTGTAACACAGGACGACATCCTTCGTACCGCCTTGAAGGCGCTAAGCGACGGGGCCGATGCGGTGATCACCGCACGCGGCATGGCGACCGTCTCAATGCTCGCGGCCGAGGATATTCCGGTTGTCGGTCACTTGGGCCTCGTTCCCAGAAAATCGACCTGGCTCGGAAGGCTTCGCGCCTTCGGCAAATATGCGGAGGAAGCCTTGGCACTCTTCCAGCGCTTCCGACGTCTAGAAGAAGCCGGCGCTTTTGCGGTGGAATGCGAGGTCATCCCAGCCCGGGTCATGTCGGAAATTCGCCGGCGGATCGGACTGGTGACCGTCTCGCTCGGCTCCGGACCGGATGCTGACGTGATCTTTCTATTCACCGAGGACATATGCGGTGGCGAAGGCCGGCGGCCCCGGCACGCTCGGGTCTATGGAGATCTTCAGGCCCTGCAGGAGCGCATCAAACAGGAGCGCGTGAAAGCTCTCAGCGCATTCCGTGCTGACGTCACCGCAAATGGCTTTCCAGGCCCGCAGGAAATATCGGACATCGCCGACGATGAATATGCGGCCTTCGTGTCGAGACTAAAAGACTCGGGCTTTGGCGATTGA
- a CDS encoding sterol desaturase family protein: MDEALYGTRDKRGNWVPKKKPERAPIFVWPVQPLKILRWLPGYLLPWNTVYFLISLVSWTYLTPSLDTMRELHADWILLILLRNTALTLLLYGTFHFILYIERRQQTAFKYNAKWPDAHNPTFMFGSQTAENIFWTMCSAVPVWSAYEALTWWMYANDRLPYVDFAAHPLYCAALVLVMPAWRELHFYLIHRLIHIGPLYHLIHKVHHKNVNPGPWSGLSASTLEHIAYFSGVLIHFVLPSHPLHAMFQLMHAGLSPAKSHTGFDRVVVDDAKAISTDNFYHYLHHKYFEVNYGERRIPLDEWFGTAHDGSPEADERMYKRIKAKKWVRGG, encoded by the coding sequence ATGGACGAAGCATTGTACGGCACGCGCGATAAGCGGGGCAATTGGGTACCAAAGAAGAAGCCCGAACGTGCGCCGATTTTTGTCTGGCCGGTGCAACCGCTGAAAATACTGCGCTGGTTACCGGGCTATCTCCTGCCCTGGAATACGGTCTATTTCCTGATCTCTCTTGTATCGTGGACTTATCTCACTCCATCGCTCGATACGATGCGAGAACTCCACGCCGACTGGATACTGCTCATTCTGCTTCGTAACACCGCTTTGACTCTCCTCCTCTACGGCACCTTCCATTTCATTCTTTATATCGAGCGGCGTCAGCAGACGGCGTTTAAATACAATGCAAAGTGGCCGGATGCGCACAACCCGACCTTCATGTTCGGAAGTCAGACGGCCGAGAACATATTCTGGACCATGTGCAGCGCCGTGCCTGTATGGAGTGCATATGAGGCGCTCACCTGGTGGATGTACGCGAACGACCGCTTGCCTTACGTCGATTTCGCAGCGCATCCGCTATATTGTGCTGCACTCGTGCTGGTGATGCCGGCGTGGCGCGAACTGCACTTTTACCTCATTCACCGCCTCATCCATATTGGGCCGCTGTACCATCTCATCCACAAGGTCCACCACAAGAACGTCAATCCGGGGCCGTGGTCCGGCCTCTCGGCGTCGACACTGGAACACATCGCTTACTTCTCAGGGGTATTGATTCATTTCGTTCTTCCGTCCCATCCGCTGCACGCAATGTTTCAGCTGATGCACGCGGGACTGTCCCCCGCAAAGTCACATACCGGTTTCGACCGCGTGGTCGTGGATGATGCGAAGGCGATCAGCACCGACAACTTCTACCATTACCTGCACCACAAGTATTTCGAGGTGAACTACGGTGAACGCCGCATCCCGCTCGACGAGTGGTTCGGCACGGCTCACGACGGCTCTCCAGAGGCCGACGAGAGAATGTATAAGCGCATAAAGGCCAAGAAGTGGGTGCGCGGCGGTTAG
- a CDS encoding sugar phosphate isomerase/epimerase family protein, which translates to MTSQRLLVLQSLWAMERRQPDGFERSLDENLAMIQQAGFDGISTSCNDPGRVNLIARALNGSGLAVEGMCFPQTIDHLKSAIDLAKQINVLHLNVQPDIRPRRVSDCIPLLDGWIRVAEEAGMPIYFETHRNRMTTDLLFTLDLMDEVPGMRILADLSHILLGREFWYPISDEDEALVRQVLDRAWAFHGRVASREQIQVEITFPQHRIWLDLFLGWWKYGFRSWRKRAGTGACLSFTCELGPQPYAITDRQGKDTTDRWEEALLLRSLVRDLFDSVASEEQALPARGVAI; encoded by the coding sequence ATGACCTCACAGCGTTTACTTGTCTTGCAGTCCCTCTGGGCCATGGAGCGGCGGCAGCCTGACGGTTTCGAACGTTCTCTCGATGAAAACCTGGCGATGATACAGCAAGCGGGGTTCGACGGGATCTCTACGTCCTGCAATGATCCAGGACGCGTCAACCTGATCGCACGCGCTTTGAACGGTTCCGGGCTTGCAGTCGAGGGCATGTGCTTCCCGCAGACGATCGATCACTTGAAGTCTGCCATCGACCTCGCCAAGCAGATCAACGTTCTGCATCTCAACGTCCAGCCAGACATCCGTCCGCGCAGGGTCAGCGATTGTATCCCGCTGCTGGATGGCTGGATCAGGGTGGCGGAAGAGGCAGGCATGCCGATCTACTTCGAAACGCATCGCAACAGGATGACCACGGATCTCCTCTTTACTCTCGATCTGATGGACGAGGTGCCCGGGATGCGGATCCTTGCCGATTTGTCGCACATCCTGCTGGGTCGGGAGTTCTGGTATCCCATCTCGGACGAGGATGAAGCGCTGGTGCGGCAGGTGCTCGATCGCGCTTGGGCGTTTCATGGACGGGTTGCATCTCGCGAGCAAATTCAGGTTGAGATCACGTTTCCTCAGCACAGGATATGGCTGGATCTGTTCCTGGGGTGGTGGAAATACGGGTTCCGAAGCTGGCGAAAGCGCGCAGGCACGGGTGCCTGCCTTAGTTTTACCTGCGAACTTGGCCCGCAGCCCTATGCGATCACCGATCGGCAAGGCAAGGACACGACGGATCGTTGGGAGGAAGCTCTTCTTCTTAGGTCCCTAGTCCGTGACCTCTTCGATAGCGTGGCCAGTGAGGAGCAGGCTCTGCCTGCAAGAGGGGTGGCCATTTGA